The Mycteria americana isolate JAX WOST 10 ecotype Jacksonville Zoo and Gardens chromosome 2, USCA_MyAme_1.0, whole genome shotgun sequence genome contains the following window.
TGAAAAAGACGAGAGTTTTCAGTTGTGTTCTACAGCTAGTTCCAAACAAATGCTTCACACATTCACATAAAAGTAAAAGGCAGGAAGATGAAGAGGGCTTTAGTTTTGTCTTGAAATGACTGAAGTCTTGAAAATatagctttttattctttctctgtaaaTTGTGATTAGCATATTGCGACGTAAGTGttctaataaaaaaattccagtcTGGATAGTTCATATACTGTGGGCAAGAATTCTCAGCCCTGAGGTTTCCCCGAATTCTTCACTTCACAATATCTTTCTCTGATCTGCTGCTTGGAGAGTTCTGGCTCTGAGACCGTAACCCTGTGGCAGCTCTAGGTTAAGCGTGTCCCATGCGATGGTATAAAACTGAAGTGCGTTCCATAGCCGTGATTTCCCGAGGACTTTCTGTACAAACTTCATCTTGTGATAATGCCACTTTTTGAATCCCAGACCAGCTTGGCTTTATGATAAAAACTTGGTTAAACTTCTGTAATGAGAGAGAGCCAACAGCTGTCAGTCAGGTCTGCTGAAGCAAGAGGTGCTGGAAAGCCAGGACTACACCAGGTTAATCCTCACTGCTGGTGGGAGGTGAAATAACATCCTTTCTCAAGCAGAATTCTTAGACTGATGAAACTCTTCCCTCAGTACTTAGTGCGGTCTGGACTGACTGATCATTTTCAGTCTGGCTTGATCAATAACATCCAGCAAGTTTTTGGCATCCACAGCCAGAGCGTGAGCAGCCGtcagcatttgctttttgtactcctgctgcaggctggtcaTGACATACTGCTGTGCCAGTTTCATCTTGTTAATGAGCTCGGCCAAGTCCGAGTTCAGCAGCTTCTGTGCCATCTCAATCTGCAACAAGAAGATTAAGTCAACTCTAAGTCATCAGAAGCATTGCACTCATGACAGCGATACTACGGAGCAACGGCACTATCCACCCTCAATAGCCGCTGCTTGAAGCTGGGGCTGTTACTGTGGGCACCACATGGAGCAGACAGAATTTTGGCACCTGCTGCTGGAGATTAAGAGCGGCCTtgtcagctgctgagctgcccaCTGTTAAACAGCACCGAGACCCAAATCGCTGGTAATTAATTTTAACCCAGGTCTAGGAATTAACACCTTGTTCTAGGTTTCCAAGTCCCTATTACCATCCccctttttattactattattaaagtAGCTCTAAAGtagtaaaaaataaagcaggtcAAGAAGCCGGATACAGGTTACTTAACCACATAGCTGAAGTCAGGATGATTCTCTAAGATGGCACTTAAAGAACCATTCTCTGGCTTTCTCATTGTCGTGCTCATTCAAGGTTTTGGAGGAAAACAGTTTTACTCCTGACTCATGAACTTCACTGAAAGATCTCAGTCACTTCTCATCCAGAACTAGGTTATTATGGGATATCTCATCAAAACCTTCCAGCTTCACCAAGCTATGCTTGATTACCTGTTTAATGACTTTGCGTGCAAGCTGTAGTTTAATGAAAGATTAAACTTGCACTAAGAAGTTCTGTGTAAGCATTGCTAACAGTTTTTATGTCGACTTCATCCGTGTGCGTGTCATATGCTCTTCAATTACATCCAGTTTGAGCGTCTTCACTTTAGTCAATACAAGCCTATGTCCACACAGCAATTCGAttctaataaaattaatttcatgaagAATTATAACCCGAGAGTTCATACTGCCTAGTGAGTCAAAACATATGCAAAAAGAGAGCGCCAAACCATGTCCGGATAGCTGTCCTGGCTGGGGCTAACTTGAAACGTAATAGACTGAGCATCAGGTGAAGGGAGCTCTACGTACCTCTCTGTGGGTGCTTGCAGGAAGCACAGGGAGGGTCTCATCTACTGTTGCCAGTAAGGTTCTTAATGCCAAACCAACCTcctaagaacaaaaataaattaagaaaataaagtttaaaaacttGGAATGAACGGATGAGAGACTTGTAGCCAGAGTGCAGGAAGCAAATGATACACTTAATGTCTCATCTGGATCAGAAGGGAGTCAGAACGTATCTGAGAGACTTTAAAACCCCACTTTCAATTCCATGTTTCACCATCAAAACAAAATGCCAACGGGTTAATTgcaaaaaagttctttttaaaaagtgaaatgtaaAGAAGATAGTGCACAACTCACTGCCTGGATAAGCACAGGCAAGCTGGGCAATAAAAGCACTGTTACCTACAATACTGTTAACAGTATCCAACACTCCAGCACTCTGACTGCAAGTTACCACCCCACAAACACTTTCCAGAAAGTTTCTCCTGCGCCACTTGAAGACCTCACTCAGGAGAGAACTAAAACACTGGTTTTAGGAATAGCCTCCGTACCTTTACCATGGGTACATACTCCTCCGGCGGAGCTGGCTGTATTTTACTGGACATTTCTATGACCGCTTTCACCAGCCCAGTTACATTCTCGTAGACTTTGTCGTTGGAGCGGTCCAGGTTGGCCGTAGGAGGAGGGCTGATTTCCTGCGGCTGAATCTGGAAGCAGAGAGGGGTTGTTTAACCTCCTGTCCCCAGCAGATGGGGCTCAGCAACTTCCCAACCTCCGCAGACCGCCGGGAAGGTCTCATATTCGCAACAGCCCCCCGCCCGGTCCCGCTGGGTCCCCTGTCCTGGCTGAGCACGCTCACTCCTGGATCTGAAGGAAGTTTTCTTTAGTTCTTCTGACTGAACCTGATCTGTGAAATGACACTGGGGAATTTTTCCCAGGATTTCCCTGAAGAGCTTCCAGTATAATTCccacaacagagaagaaaataatttgaggaACGAGGAGTACGGAGTATTTGACATGTCTAAGTGGTTCACTACTGATGGACAAGTTCCACTGCTAAAGCAACACTTATCAGGTCCCTCGTTCCAGAAAGTTCTTTTATGCTCCAAAACAATGTCAGAGTACATAGTTAACATACTGATATAGTAAAGAGGGAATACTGCATTACCTATTATAGTTTTGTTAGTGAAAATGCACAGCAGATTAACAAAAATGGTGTCACTGCTACAGGTGGAAACACCAAATGTTTTCATAGTTTGTTTCCAATAGATCAGAAAAAACCCAATAGCTTAAAAATCCTGTAGTCCTTAACTCAAGCAAAACTTCCATTGAGTCAGATCTGTCTAGAGTTAAATCCAAGACAGACCAAAATAATCCTGggtcagaaaagaaacaaactctgAAAACTTCCTCTGTAAGGACCTCGGTATCTCTGCTCCTGAACTGTAAAACTGCAGGCATCCCAGTTTCCTGCAGCTCTTCACTGCTGCGGGATGCCCAAGCAACCACGCAGTGGGAGCAGAAGGTTAAAAAATTGCTTATTTCCTACTGGTCACACAGCGGCCGCCCACCCTGCTGATCTGAGATGGGTCATGGCGTTTCAGCCCACCACACTGGGTTACTACTCGTTCTTACAACTGGTCCTAGCTACAGAGATGTTTCATTGGAAGCACCTGAGATACCACCCTGATGAAACTATGAAATACTTGGATGAAACTTTGTCTAAGGAAGGAGTGCAGGATTTAGTGCATGGTGATTCCATTTTGTTGCATTTCACTAAGCGGGTACTGACAACTATTACAGAGATTCAATCTAGTGTATTGATCAGAAAATACCGTAGGAAAAAGAACATTGAAATTGCCTCAATCACCAGTGAAAAGCTGTGATTCTAATTGGTTTCAGCAATCGAGAAGTTAAACGGTCGTCTGGCAAAGTCACATGCAAAGACATTTTGGAATAGGGCACGTACACACACGCTCACGCACTGCTTACCCTCCATGGCTATGGTTGAGCAGAATGTGGGGGAAGGTTAAAGAAATTTaccaaaagaagggaaaaaagaaaaacaatattaataaaactcagcaggaaaaaaaccgaaccaaaaccaaaacatgtgTAGCAATAAGAGACCAGTTAAAAAGCCTGCAACAAAAATGCATCCTCAACAGTATCGGCAGTCATTCACGTTAGCTCTTGGTCCATTTGTTATGGAAGCACCGTGTGCTGACGACCTGCTGTGCACCCGCGTAGGAAGTGGAAGTATTTGCCATGCACCCATGCTTACTTTTTACTAAACACATGGGGAAGAGATCATGCAAAGCTTGACAGGAGCAAGCCAGTCTGGCGAGCAGCAAAGTAGTGAATGGAGTAGAGGGCCTCTGCAACCCTGGTCCCTTTACACAAACAACAGATTTAAGAAAATGTTGTATTCATcttcctgaaactttttttttccctttagaaaagTCATGATGGGAAATACATAGTCATCTAACTGTGCAGCTCCCGTTCGCGATGCCTAATCACAGTCGTGCTTAAGAACTACCAAGAACCTGTTCTAGATGGATTATACCCAACCCACTTAATTCCTCCAGCCAGGCCCTAACATTTAAAGAGTATGGAAACTGTGTTTCTTAACACTCATGGCTTTTTTGTTTATACACAACATCAACACTACTGCTCCGCAGACTATGAAGTCAAGAGTTTCTTTGTGTGGACTGCCTGACTTTGCCTCAGCAAGTAACACAAACCCATGTATTTCCTGGTGCATGCCCTGAAGCCTCCTGAGGGCAAGCAGTTCAAATCCtcttaatttaatttgtattctGCAGAAAAGGGAGACTGAAATGGGTGTACAGAAAAGGGAGTCTGAAATGAACCGCAGAAGCATCTTCAGTTTAGGACTGCAgacattaacaaaaatatatgctattaaaaaataatgggCTGTTTTCTTGAAGGGGCATAAACCAATCCAATTTGAAGAAACtcttgacaggaaaaaaagaatcagccCTTCTTTTCTACTGAAGAAGCTATTTAGTACACGAATCTCGTTCACTTGTTATTACTGATGACTTTGGCTGCTCAGGTTGGTTTGCTGTCAAAAGgatgttatttcagaaaacatttttcatgttccAGTATCAGCattcagaaaggaaattttaGAGAAGCCCAGTTTAGTAACACATCTGTTACTGCTTTTTGACATCTTCTGAGGCTTGGCAGCTTCAAAAGCACTGGCATCAGTTTATAATAAATAATCCTCAATTTTTTATATCCTCAATAAAAAATCCTCAATCCTAATGCTCAAATTTGCCACTGCTGTCTACACTGATTCGCAAATATTCTAATAATCTCAGAACAAGAGAGCAAGAGTGAGACAGGCAGGCAGTGGCCAAGATCGATTTGTGCTAAACATATTGCTTCGATGGCAAGTTTTGAATGCCGTGGTCAGATGAACTggattttttctgtattttcttaaaccACCTAAAATAAATGTCGCTTATCACAATAGCTGTGTCTACCACAAGATGGATTCCTGTTCTTTACCAGAGGCTCGGCAGGGCTTATATTTGCAGGAGGTTCTCCTTCTGTGAGGAGCTGTACTATTAGCACTAGCTGTTGTATTACAGCAGGGATTGCCCCGGTGTATTTGCAGAAGCCTGGGCTCTAAGGCAGACCCCATCTCTCTCCTCTTGGGAAACAGACGGAGCACAGATACATCACATCCTTGGATGCTACTGATGGCACCAACTGACAATGGGAGCGGCCGCAGCAGTGATCCTGCTTTAATGCTCTGGTCAGTAATACTGCTGTCAGACCACAGTCTTTGTGGAGGCATATTTGTCTAGCTGCAAAGGTTGTGAAATAAAACAGCCATGTGTATAGATCAGCTGACGGAGAATTCCCCGGAGAATTCATTACTGACGGAGAATTCCCAACTGCTATTGTATCTAGCTGCTGGAAACTGTTAGCATCAGAAATGGCTCCACTGGTTCCCCTCGGGAGGCCTTGAGGTCACTCAGGTTTGTTTCCTGAAGATTAGAAAGGTAAAGGAGTCCCAAAGGTAGGGAACAACACCTAGAGGCACAATTTTAAAAGTGAGTGACATACTAAGGAGCAGTTCCATTGACACCAACTGCAACAGGGGACAGGATGTTGTGTTTCACTGCACCCTGCAGCATCTCTCTGCTAGAAgactgaaaagtttcatttttggCTTTATTGCCTATTTACTGATGATGAAAGAACACATTAGAAGGTATCTCAATCACAGGTCAGACAGCCCACTTCCCCTCTTCCCTTGTTCTCCAGAGCTACCAGGGTTTTAGGAGTCTTGGTGCTGCAACAAGAGCTTTTTGGAGCACCACAGTTCAGACATGCCTCACTTCTCTGTGACTGAGGACAGGAGACACTTGTACTACCCGAGTAACTGGGAACCCTGGGTGTGCTCCTTCCTGCTTAACAAAGCTGCTGAGCAGGGAGCCTGAGTCCCTACAGGAGTTCTCATATGCTCTTCAAACTAGAATTAGCTCACCTGGGAAAGGTTCTAGGTGAGGAACATGCTGAATCACAGTAATGGAGAATATGAGCATACCAGTTAACTCCCCACTTCCCTGGAGAGCTGCCAGTGCATGTTTGCCCTATGACAACATTTATGTGGGAAGTTTAGTCACTTTTGCTTTCCACGGTCTCTACTCCAGGAACAGCAAACTATCTCAGAGTGGTaatgtttaattttctgaagCATATTTTATGTGACACTGAGCAACGTACCTTCACGCCTTCGTTGTAGCTGTCCACAGGGCTGTTCAGGCTTGCAAGGCTGCCCAAATGGCTGGGGGCTCCAGGGCGGGGAGGTTTCTTTGGTGGAGCTGCATGATCTGGTTAACAAAACAATCTGCATTTTAGGGGACCAACATATCAGATGTATCTGCATAATTTTGGTCTGTCAACACTACAAAGGCTACACATGCTTTACTGTACTAGCAGAGGAGATGTATATCTTAATGTGTCTTATAGTAAATCCACTGTTTGTAGGAGCTACGCTTTAATCTGTACTTCTACTGAAGAAATGCAGACAGAAGGTTGGGGAAATAATCAAGTTTTCTTGCAATTAAGAGAACATGGCTGTTCTAGTAAGACACTTTGAAAATCCCTTTGTGGGGCAACTGCTACTCATCTCAGTACACCTGCCCCAAGAGGTCCTCACCCCTTCATACCACAGCTGAGTGCCAGACATGCTGCGTATGTCTGGGAAAACTGGACTTCATGGCAGAAATCCTGGGTGTGATTCACTTCAAGAaacctaaatttaggtgtctaCTTTTGTTTTACATGTCTCAACGCCACACATGGTGAAGTCCTACACAGTGACTCAGCTTCCTCTAGACACTTCCCGCCTGTTGATGAAACACTTTTTTGGCTTTGCTGACTACATCTCTGGGGACTGCATGGGGAATTTAAACACGTAGTGCACCGAAACACCTCTGCGTAGTTACCTGGAATTGAATCCACACCTTGTAGGAAAATACTAGCAAAAATCTTTGTTCACTACTGCTGCTAGAAGACTTGTAATCAAGGATTCAAGTGTATGAATTTACTGCTTACCTGGTTTACCCACAGGCTGATATATGTGCTGGTTACCagcctataaaataaaatatacatttagaCTAGTTATTACAGTGCTCACAACTTTCATCAACACAATCTCAAACACTGAGAGTAGCCAGTTCTCAGCACATTTCCCAACAGTTAAAAATACACCCCTATTCACCATTTCTAGCTAAGCTCCAACTACAGGTGTATTACTTAGAGAGTAAgaaaagaatttccatttcttttgtatCACTCACAACAGCCCTGGCCTCTACATTACAGTTTATCCTTCAATATTAATCAAATGTGGTGGTATATTCACAATAATTTTTAGTCTGTATTCAGAGATCAAACTGTAGAAGTTACAGTGGTGAAGAAGAAATGGCAGTGCAACAACTAGACGACTAAGGTATCTCTGCACTGCTGAATGGTTTCCATAATGGAAACACATTTCTAAGCTGgtttactttttggttttgttgcaaagCTCTTAGTCAAGGTCAATTTGCTTATTCATCTGCACATATTTAATAATAGACTGAAGTGATTTTCTTGGTAATTATATTTATACAACCTTCACGCCAACCTCAGTTGCTGAGGCGAGCAGCTCCAGTGCCGGCAGAATCGGCAGCGGAGCGCTCTAGAGCAGTGcacggggggcgggggaggggtgtgggggtgtgtgtgtcctgAACCGGGGAAGCCTCAGGGGAGCAGGGGGATctggcaggagcctgcagctcctgCGACAACGGCTGACGAGACCTGGGCGGGACCTGGAGCAACGGCGGCcaagcgccccccccccccaacatatgAAGGAAACCCGTGGGGAGCGCCACGACCAGGGCGGGCAAACAGGGCATAGCGCGGCAGTTTGTGCGGCAGGGCACGCAGGAAGGGCACTGAActctgccagctcgaccagggagcaatggtatccacccggcagaaagccgtggcctctctaagctctgcacccaccacgactgacgcggcttcccagacagagctccgatGGGAACATGCTGCCACCCGGGTGTCgtcagggtgtgccctgctctcaTGCCAGTACCCGATGGCAATAGTGAGCAGACCTGTGGGAGGTGCCCCCAGGTAGAGGAATTCCTCtgcttagtggcagagctctgggaggaggtgagtaggttgaggagtatcagggagtgcgagagagagatggacTACTGGAACCGCACCCTACcatccctgggacaggcccaccaggcagacaggacacatgatatggaggattccctatcctctctccaccCAGCAGAACACAGTGACTCAAGGGATAGGGGGTaatggcaacaagttcctgcccggcgcagcaggcgcgtctcctctgggaccaccccaccttcccaggtgcccttgcataataggtacgaggctctgcaagtggaaccaaacaatgaTGAGGACGATGGTTCATTTAGGTTGGAGGTGTTGtcaaggttaagtcggcctatgccCTGTgccaaaactgcttccataaaggaaaaaaagatggctcATTGTCagaggagactcccttctgaagggaacagaaggcccaataagCCAGCCAGatccacttcttagggaagtctgctgcctccctggggcccgggttaaagatgtgaagagaaagcttcctaccctggtactgccctcagattattatccattattgccTTTTTATGTAGGCAGAGATGAAGTTGCAgtaagaagtccaagggcaatcacgagagacttcagggccctgggacgactggttaagggatcaggagcaccaGTAgcgttctcctctatccttccagttgcagggaatggtgagggaagaaacaggaagagccaacagatcaatacctggctccaagcctggtgtcactggcagaattttggattttttaatcaTGGGTTGGTCTAtgcaacaccaggcctgctggcaacagacggggtacacctgtctcaaagggggaaaaggagctttgtgcaggagttagcagggcttaTTGAcggagctttaaactagatttgaagggggaaagggataaaaccaggctctctagagataagcctgggggcagcacaccaatgtttgagggacagcgtgctagcaaggtccttcagtctgctccacaatgtgctgagtacactggagcacatttgaaatgtctttacAGTAATGCTGGTCACTTTTTCAGAGTCATCTCTTAAGAatgcaggagcaggcaattccaaaatGTCTGAACTCAAACAAGTAGGGCAGAAGGCCagcttggctgagcagggatcttcttctagaacttaagtggaaaaagaaagtgtatgGACATTGGAAGCAAGAACGGGTGACAGAGaaggactacagagatgctgtttgccactgtagggagaaaattcatgcagccaaagctcaattagagttcaagctggccagccctgtgaaggacaacaaaaaagtttttttttttcttttttttttttttttaaatttatcagcAAAAGGAGGctcagagataacattggtccaTTGCTTGATGAGGTTGGTTacctcacaaatagggatgtagacaaagcagagacgtttaatgccttcttcgcctctgtcttcaacaacaatgatgggccctgggacccccagagccctgtgttggaagactgtgactggggggatgataaactcccagccggCTCTGAAACTGTtcgagacttgctgctccagctggatgaaCGTAAGTCTATGGGGCCCGATGGGATTCATCACAGGGTAgtgaaagagctggctgatgttatCGTGGGACCTCTCTCCAGTATTTTTCAacggtcttgggagtctggagaggtcccactTGACTGGATGCTGGCAAATGTCCCTATTTTCAAGAAGAGTAAGAAGGAAGATCCCgataattacaggcctgtcagtcttacttcagtgcctggtaaaattatggagaagg
Protein-coding sequences here:
- the PTK2 gene encoding focal adhesion kinase 1 isoform X4; the protein is MRMESRRQVTVSWDSGGSDEAPPKPSRPGYPSPRSSEGFYPSPQHMVQPNHYQVSGYPGSHGIPAMAGSIYPGQASLLDQADSWNHRPQEISVWQPNMEDSGTLDIRGIGQVLPTHLMEERLIRQQQEMEEDQRWLEKEERFLKPDVRLSRSSIDREDGGLQGPAGNQHIYQPVGKPDHAAPPKKPPRPGAPSHLGSLASLNSPVDSYNEGVKIQPQEISPPPTANLDRSNDKVYENVTGLVKAVIEMSSKIQPAPPEEYVPMVKEVGLALRTLLATVDETLPVLPASTHREIEMAQKLLNSDLAELINKMKLAQQYVMTSLQQEYKKQMLTAAHALAVDAKNLLDVIDQARLKMISQSRPH